The genome window TTTCTTAGATGTCCCAGTTTTTAATCTGGGTTTGGTATGAGACATTTCCCTTTAAAGCTGATTTCTTGGTCATTTTTACACATGATCAGGTTTCTAATCTGCATGTGAGTATGTACATGAGACTTGTGGTGAGTAAATTACGATAATGACAGGAGTGCTGCAGAATGAAAGGAAAGATAATTTAATGTATTGACCTTGTATACAAGGTAAGTCGGTCTAAAATAGACCCTAAAAATTAGCTGGTATATGCAGGGTTTTTACGCGGGTAACGTTTGTACCTCATCATTGCACCGGGAATAGCAGAAAGCTGCAGATCATAAACCTCATCAAATGTCATCCAGAAGACATAAAGAAGTCTTAAGTAATCAGCATTAACAAGCCAGCAGCCTGAACTTCAACACATGTCATATCATCAGATGTTGTGTCTTCATCACAGCTTATCAAAGCCAGAGCCAGTAAATAGCCGAGACTAATGCCAAGTATACTGACATCGGAGTAAATGCTGATTTGCCAATGAAGATGTGATTTTAGTGGCTTTTTGTCCAGTGTAAATGGGATATAAGTAGCATCTTAAAGTCCCAATCTGCCACTTTTTTACAGCTGAAAATATGACCAGTGTTTAATGCGttgttgtaaagaaaaaaagcactctgtctctctccaatGAGCATTATCTGTGTAACCTGATATCTCCCAATAACTcagtcttgtgtgtgtttgtgtgtaaacctaCTGCTCACTGATTATGTAAACACCAGATTGTGACTGTTCGTTTTGCTGGACTCATGTCCACAGGTGGTGAAGCTGAAGGGCCAGGTCCTGTCCGTGATGTTTCGGTTTCGCACTAAATCCAGAGAATGGATCTGGATGAGAACCAGTTCCTTCACCTTCCAGAACCCATTTTCGGAGGAGATTGAGTATATCATCTGTACCAACGTCAATGTCAAGTGAGTCACACACTCACTGTAGACTGATTTTACCAATACTGGTGATTGTGTAACAAGATTACACAATCGAATACAGTACATAATGAAACCATTGACGTCTTGAAATGTGACTGTTGTGAAAGATCCAACAGTCTGAATGCTTACCTATCACCCTCAGTCCCCAGTTCCTCTTGCACCCTCACCCCAATCGCATTTAATAAAGCACACACTGATCACTCTCTCCCTacctcccacctctcctctgCACCTGCCTCTGATTGTGGGGTAGTAGAAACTCAACACAGGACCCCCTCACTCCCATCTCCTCCCCAGGGGGTTCGCTGCCCCCCTCCCTTGGCCAGGGCAGCCCTAACTGCCCTCCTGTAGTGCTCAGCCCTGGGCTTGTGGCCACCAGGTGAGACCAGGCCTGGCCTGACTATCCTCCCCCTGCATGGGAGAACAGGGGCTGCTTTTTCATGGGAGACTACTGCTGTTTCTAGCAAACTGCAGCCCTTcggtttttgttttcattccccACTCTGGGTGAttcttctattctttttttaaagttttttttagtcTCTTAAGGAGCATGTGTGATAGCTGTTGTCTTGTAGTTGGTAGTGAATTTGAGTTTGACTTTTAACTTCGGTGGTTTAGCATGTTAGTGGTATGTATTTGCATAACAGACATTTCTCTCTTGAAGCTTGTTACTCTCTTCCTCTTTAGTCTTCGTTTCTCTCTTACGTTGCCATGGTGACCGGTGGCGGGTTGAGTGCTATTTTGTCAGCAGGTGTTTGGGATTTCTCACTCAACAGTGGAGGGTATGGACATTGAAATGAGACTATTTTAGACCGACTCTCTGTTTCCCTTTCCAGGcagttacagcagcagcagcaacaggctGAGTTAGAGGGAGGAGGAACCAGAGACGGCATTTACGAGGCAGGACCAATCACCCTCTCACAGGTTAGGCCACACAGGTGTGGTGACACATGAATGTCCCATTTGATTGAAGCATAGATTATGCCTTGTTTCTCCTGAGTCCCTTGTCCCTTGCTGTAGTGACTGATCAGGCCTGATTTATGGAAACAGTGGCAGGGTGTGAATAATTTCCTCAGCAGGAAAACGGAAGCGGATGTCAGAAGAGTTCCATTATTAAAAGTGGCTGCCCGCTGTTCATGCTTGAAATACACACTTCTTTTGTAGTACTTGGTGATCTCATACCAGTACTTGGAAGTACTCCTGACAAAACTCAATCAGATGTGGTCATGACCAAAAGTGACGGATTTGATCACAATATTAACTTACTCAAAgaaactgtcaaactgtggAAACGGTTATggataaaacacaataaattgAGTGATAGTAATTACAAATCAGAAAAAGTAACATAAGATGATGGTGTTGTGGAAAATGTATCTGTGTAGTAACAAGAAAACAAGGTTCACATAAGTGTCGAACTGGAACACCAGTAGAAAACCAACAATGTGCGTCCCGACAGGAAAAAAATCCTGTTCCATATTCAAAGTAACCACAGTAGTTTACAGTTTAGTGAGTCATGTCATGCCACATCAGACAAAACCTTTAATGCATATTTTGCAGTTTGGTTCTTGGTTACAATTTGCATTTGGAGGCAGAAATATGTAAAATAGTCCTTGAAATCCATCCGTCAATCTGTATGAAACCTGAACATATTCTAGTACACATACACATAGTCTagagttaaaaataaaaaagtaaaatgcatAAGTTAACATGACACTACATTAACAGTTGCCCATAATGTTTAATTAGCTATACATTGGCTCCCAACAGCTTGTCAGTGTAATGGCTCAGTTGTAACAATGTCAGTTAAACTGCTTTGGAACTCTGCCAGCAGTGGTTGCTACTAGCAACACAATGTTCAACTGAAACCAACTGCTGATGATATGACTATTATTTACTGCATGTTATgatgtactttttatttactttgtattctgttttcttAGTTCTGCTTCTgctatttctgttttctctgtaaTTATGAAACCTGTTTGATGCATGTTggttctttttctcctctccttccacctATTAGGTTTGAAAGTGTAAGGATAGAGGGTTTTATATTGTACAAATTGTAAAagcaatacatgaattataAGATACATGTATAAAAGTATCTTTGCTATGGCTTCAGCACACGATTACTGATTGGCAGTGTTCACTGTCAATTTATTTGCCAGTATTCTTCTATTAATGGGTTGTTTTATAAAATCAAAAGGTAAGTTGGGTCCAACAACGAGTTTAAAACCCAGTGCTTATCAATATACTATGTTTGAAGCTGAATTTcgtgaattttttttataaagaaataaCTTCACTGTTATCAAAACGGTTGCTGATTTGTTTTATGACCATCAGTAAAGTGAGACTAGACTTGGCTTAAAAATCATTGCGGTATGTGTGTGCTGGGCGTCAGCTCACTTTCAGGTTCCCCATCCCcacaacacactgacacataaaacaaataaaggcaTTTTTACGACATCCTTGGTTATGTCTCCTACCATGATGCAGCTTCTATCTATCATTTGCTGAACCAAACATTATATTTCAGAAACTATACAGGCATATTGTTGTGGTGCCAAGTGTCCTGAAGCATTCActttagatttaactttttgGTTAAGATGATAAATGGTCATGATTTCCAACTCTTCACCACTTACACACTTGAGAGTTTTAATGTGTGAACCCTGACGGATATCTTTGGTGGTCCTCAGATGCCAGTGCAGCCTGTGACCGCAGCAGGGCCAGACCACACTAAGAGCCTTGAGAAGCCAGAGCTCTACCCCTCCCTTTTCCAAGCCCCCGATCAGACCAAGGTCTTGCCCTCCACCCCTGCTCCCTCTACACAGATCTACTCTCCAGCCAACAACTTCACTACTGGTCGTTCCAATGATGTATACAggtgtgtttacatgtacaCCAGATCTTTAACCTAGAGGCAATGCTGCTTGTTATCAATCCCTGGGAGCTCTTTCAGACAGTTGATATCTGTTACCGGAGACAGTAGTACTTATTTTACAAACAACATGACACAGAAcgaaggagcagtctgtagtatTTATCCCGATGGCTTGAGATCTTATTCATTGTCATATTATGAGTTGATTTTGCCAAATTACAATTAGTAATGAAGATAAAGGGATCTTTATCTACTGTAAATTATATGTGAATAGCCACAGGGACTTAATTTATATACCTACCAACTGGTTTGCATATCAGAGCAGAGGCCAGCTGCATAAGCTTTAGTTCGACTAGTCTTGGTCTTAGACCGTACTTAAATTGTCAGGTTAGATTCGTAGTAAGACTGACTTTGACTTTAGAAAGTAAGCCACCTTCTTCTGAGAGCTTTGTTGCTATGGCTTGTAAGAACGTCAGTTACAAGACAGAGGCACATGTATATTGATTGTTTTTGCTTCTAATTAGTAAGTATATATTTCATTGGTAAGATTGCAACTTTGATAGGACAGAATGTTTGTTCCATGCTGAAGATGACTTATGTTTTTTCCTCAGTGATCGGAAAAGCACTTTAATGAGATGCAGCAATCATTAATGTATTCACACAAATTAACAATCGCTATTCAAATTTTTGTTCGCGCTGCACAGAACCCCAAACATTGGCAGGCATAGGTGGTGTGGCATCCAGATTTCTGCTGCTCGGCGTCTCAGTTACACTCCAGTAGCTCCAGTACAGCTCTAATTACGCGAGCAGAGGATTCCTGCATCCTCTGTAATGTAGCAATTATCCAACGACAAACCCTGTTGATTTCCAATGATCAAACATGTGGTGTCTCAAATTAAGCAGTTTTTGTCTTTAGTTTTCATGATATTTGGTCTTTACTAATATTTCAtatcataatgtttttttttcttactggcgTCCATCACTTCCAGTAAGTTTACAACTCAAAGTTACAACATATGCAATGTTGTCAGTGCAAAGTAAGAACCTCTTTTTTTATCAGCAACTACAAAATATAacaattaaatgattaatcgattagttgtccGCTATTAAATTAATCTCCAACTATTTTGGTATtccattttcaccattttttatattttagagaCCAAACATCAAATACAGtaattgagaaaaataatcCTCAGATTTAtctacaatgaaaataataattgacTTCAGCCATATTAACCATGCCTGTGATAATGGGTATTAACTTAAAATTCTTGTTGCCAGCCTTGACCTTTACCATACACCCCTTAGTGCTCAGAGGAATATTATACTCAAACACAAATCGAATGCATGGCTCCTTCCAGTAATAATAATCAATCATCTGTGGCTAAATGTCGCTGATGCATCCACTATTTTTACCCTCAAAAGTTATATTCAAGTCAAAGACTTGGTCTGTTTCATGCAGCTGAGGTAGCAGAGGCACTTTTTGGCCTGATTTGGCTCATGTGCAACAACAACCCATAGTGAAACTCCCAAGTTCTCTCAGCTGTGAATCTGCTGCATACTACAGTCCACATGAAAGGTATAGTGGAACCAAGGCCTCCCACATGTGCCTTTAAGTAGGTGCAGATGCTGCCTGACAAAGATTATGGTCCCTTTAGAATGTAGTAATGAAAAGTGAATTATGTATACTAGTTGTGAAACTGACAGAATCCTGTTGGTATTAAGAACATGTATGAGAAAAGTACCAGTTTTCATgtgatttttgttatttttccccCACTACCATTAGACAGCAGACAGGTAACTGAGCTCTCTCCCCTCACTTTTGTCAGCAGGCCAGTCAACATGAATTCACAGATTACTCCACAGATGGCACAGCCGGGCCACTCGGCAGGGCAGATGCTGGCTCAGATGTCTCGTCAGAATGGAGTCCCACACTCGGTGACCCCCTCCAGCAATGGCGCCCCCCTACATGGAGGACCAACAGGAGGAGGATGGCCTGGACCGGCAGCTGGAGCCAGACCACAATTTAATAACCAGGTATGACAGTACAACACGAGTCACTGTCTGATATTGAAACTCAAGATTCTGATAAATGTGTAACTTATTTAACAACTAGTCTATAAATGGAGTCCTCTTCTATCCAGCAGGTGGCTCCCCAGGCAGCAAAGACCATGTCTCCACCGTTCGCTCGCATGGGTGGATTTGGAGGTGGCTCTTCCAACTCTTTTGAACAGATGCCCACAGGTGCTTCTCCCACCACAACCAGTAGTGCAAACTACCCGCCCATGAATGTGCGTGCCAGCCTAAACACCAATGGTTATGGTGAGTTGTGTTGGTAAGGgaatctgtttgtctgtgttacACTGGTGCATCCTCTCACCCTGCTGTACTTTATCCCAGATGGCTCTCAGTCAGCGCCACAGTTCCCCCCTCGAGGAGCGGAGGCAGTGTGGCCCCAATGGCAGGGCCAGCAGCACTCGCAGAGTAATGCAGAGCAGCATCCTCATTCTCAGGGCAACCAGCAAGACATGTTTCCTGTGAGTGATACAAGCCTCATCTCTCAAGTActtccatctccctctctgtgtcactTGAAATTAATCTTTGTCTCTTTATTCTGATTCAGGATGTGTTGTCCATGTTGGACCAGCCTGCCAACTTCAACAGCGACGACTTTGAGATTCCCATCTACCCTCCGTATACTGAGTGACCTTGTCTTCACGTCTCTGCTTTGTCTTCTTGACTGTCTTCAGTCTTTTATGATGTTTAGCTCTTCTGCTCATCTTCTCTTCCTGCTCCTGAGAGTAACACACTTCCCTTGCTTTGCATGGCTTAAATTGCACTGCCACGAGCCAGTTAAAGATGGAGGGATGTATCTGACTGCAGATGTATAGGGGAGGAAAATCAAGGATTTGCTACTGACTAAAAGAAGATAATGAAGATTATTGTAACCATATTCCAGCCATTGTAAGAGAATTCTCTAGCTAGCACTGCCCAAAGCTCAACAACCTATGTTGTAGATATgtgatatatataaatatataaaagcgCACAATCACACAACCACATTTGAATAGAGTGCACTTAAACACTCTCTTACAATCTGGTTAACACATACAggaagtaaacacacacacacacacacaaaggccttttattttaatatgttaCTAGTTTTTCTCAGGCATTGATGAAGAGTGTATTTTGCAGTTTTACCCTTTAGCACGTAGGCTGGTCGCTCCAATTGTTGATTAAAACTCTCAGGAAATTGCAGAGATATACAGCTTTGGTGATTTTTGAAATTCTCCGCTGTTGCACGCAAACCCATCTGTGCTAAtgtcacacacagataaaaatcCACAGCATGTCTACACGTCAGCACTGCTTTCATGGAGCGCTTATACAATACTGAGGACAGTTTTCTATGTACATTGGTGGCTTCACCTATAAattgaattattcatttatcCTTTACATCTGATTATTGAATGATTTACTTCAACAGCAGACACAGTGGTAGAAATGGCTACACACTGTTTGTCTTGGTGCCTGTTGGAAATGTATACAATCTATTTTTCTTTGCTTACCtttacatatatacagtatgcatgtgtgtatgtatgtaaaatTGATGCGTACAGTATCATTGTCAACTTTAACACGGTCGTAGGGTTTCTGACTTACttgatattttctttctgttgccCTGCATTACCCTGTTTTAAGTATGGGCTTTGTGTACGCCTTTTGTAAAAGAAAGCACACAGCAATAATTAACAAGCAGGAATTGTGTACTTTTAAAGCCATTCGTTATTGTTGTCATTAATGTTGTCCTtgatttaatgttattttaaaaaaggatagATGTGGtagaaatgtttgatttttaattgaaatgtttcccagtatattattgttattgatgACTCCATTGCCCttttctgatttttattttattaacgGTCTGATCAGGGTATTCAGGATTGAAATGGAATAATAGAGCTTAAAACAATATGAGAAtcacccaaaaaatgttttgattttttaaaaattattcgTCCTCTTGTTTGTGAAAAACATTTGGACGTGGACTGAATCTTTACAAACCAGATCCAATCACTTGTGTTTAACAATCATTTTTGGTAAGTTTGTATCATAGACGAATGTTGTGGGATGAAAGCAAATGCttctaaaatattttaatttttaatatgTGGAATTAGTTTAAATTTGTCCCTTTTTAATATAGTTTTCCATCGTCTGTGTgtaacactcacacactcatgatGATGGAGTATGTAATTGTATGTGAAGCCCATGCTGATAATTGTCCAATTTTCATCTTTAAGAAGGTGGTATGTTGGTGACTGTGTTGTCTTTGTTATTGTTGATAACCTGTTTGGTTGCTCTGTATCcaggttgttttgtttgttttttttcaatgatgTGAACTTTTATCACTCAtagaaacacaaatatataaatattctgTATATGTCTATGAAATGTTAAAGGagaaagaaacatttgttttttgtattaaatTGTTATATTGTCGAAAAACAAGGATGTCTGGTTGTGTTTTCATCCTCAAAAGGTCACAGCAGGGTAAGCATAATTTAGTCCTTTATCACAAAGTCATTTAAATTCTCTGTCTTGTTCATGTTCATGCtgtttaacagcagcagtgcagtctACTGATCACACTCGTACAGGTGTCAAGACTGTCTTTAATTACATCCATCCTTGTATTGACTTCCTTGAAACAGTTTTATGTTCTGAAATGCTATCTTTGGTTTGTTCTGCCTGTATCTGTTTTCCTTCCTCATTCTGTATCTGTGGGGACGCAGAGGTCTGTGGGTTTGTCCTGGGATCAGTTTCTGCTCTCTTTCTCAGCCTAGGAGTGAAAACAGACAGAGTTGATGCTTGTACTCCTCCAAGATAGGTTTACAGTCCCTGTTTGGGTTGCACTTGAGTGACGTCTTGTGCTGTAATTCTTGTTTTGCTGGCATCAATTCAACACACGCAGGCTCTTCTCCCGTAGAGTCACTTTACtcctttatttgtgtgtgtctctgaagtGGCATCAGAGTACAagcaatctgcatttttttggtCAGGATCAGTTTCCAAACCCTCTCAAGTGGATTGCCACTGAGGTGTCATAtcccctttctcctcctcaaccttTCCTTTTGCCTTTTCTTAATCATCCTGTACCCCCTTTTTTCTGTACAAAATTTCCCCCACTTTTAGACCATAAAAAACCTTGTGCATGTGTAGATTGAACTGACTGGTCCAGTATGATAATGCATTGTAATCTGAAGACAACGTTTGCTTCACAAGGCTTTAATAACTTGTGTTTGGCGACATTTTTCTGTGTTACTGTCATGTGTCCAGACTTCGTGCTGATTAGGGATCCAGTGACTCTTCTTCAGGTGTCATTTCCTATACAGGTCTCTACTGAAGAAATGCCCGGGTGTTTTAATCTCAGGAACGGCCTGATCGTCACCAAACTCCTCCTTATAAACTATTGATGGAGGACACAGGTGCCAAATGGGGCTCCGTGTGTTCACCAGTCCATCTCATCTTTGGGAGGACAGTAGGTGTTAATGTTGGTGGAAGAAATGGAGGTCAAGACATAGAGGAATGGATTGTTGAAAGCAGGTTTGTAGCAGTGTGATGGATTGGCTTTCATCATCAGCCCATTCAGATGAAGATGGCCTTTGAAATATTTTAAGCATTTGTGGAATTACTTTGATGATGGGACATATCAAGAGGGAAGTGAACAGATGTAAGGAAAACTGAGGAACAGACAGATTTCTGGTTTGTGTGTCGATCTGTCAACATGGACCCTACAGCCTTCCCCGGACGCAGGTTCGAAGTGGATGTGGACCTCGGCTttgccctcttcttcttcttcctgctctgcttcttcttgttgGTGGCCATCGTCCGCTGCGCTCAGATGGTGCTGGACCCTTACAGTGCTATCTCTGTCTCTACACATCAAGAGGAAGATCAAGCTGAGGACTGACATATAAACTGTACAGTAAAGACAGCTTATTGTCCAAAAGGAGCGTTGTAATTTAATTCAGCTCTAACTATCGGAGGACCAAACAAAGTTGCCATGGGCCAAAGAATGTTTTGAGGCTGTTCTTGTGATCGAGTCGGTCTGGTGGAGTTGTGTCTGATAgtattttcaacttttttttatactttctACAAAGCGATATAAACATTTTGTACAAAGAGGTTGTCCACCAGCAGCATCCAACAACTTCAAATGATGTAAGTATGCAATGTAAATCACTGAATGTGTTCAATTGTTTAGTGTTGCTACATTCTTGTCAAAAATAGAAGCTATGCATGGTTAAAAAATAGGATTAGACACAGTTGGAAAGGGTTTGTACTGGAAATAAAGTCATAAATCTTGAAATCTAAATGGTTTCATCCAGGTAAGCCTTTCTGGTGTGATAGATGGCAATGTCTGCAGGTCCATGCATTGAAACACACCAATACAAATGACGTGAACTGTAAAGAACACAAAGTCTGAGGTGACTCCTAAAGATTAAGTGTGATCCCTTCATTTTACCAGAGTGCATACTGTGAAAAGCAGCTTGATGCGGACTAAAGTAAATGCCCTCCCCTTCCTCGCTAATGTGGCACAGATGTTTCAGGGTTTCTCCTTGATTGAAATGTAATGCAAAGCAGATGTTCTGCTCTTTCTCCTAAATTCTGTCACACAATGTTTTGGAGTTTTTGCACAATCTTTCATGCAAGTTGCTTGTAACTAATGAACGAATGAAAAAAACCCTTTCTAACTCATAGCATGTGTTGTTATTCATCAGTAATAGGTCATTTCACAAAGACGGCCTCATCTAGTACAGATTCTTTTTGTGCACCATGAATCCTGCTTTTAGGCAGTGGGTTTTAAAGCTAATAGAAATAAGTGATGACGCAACGTTAGTAGTATAGACGGTCATATCTTTCTATTATCAGCTGGTTGGTCATTGGggcagatattcagcatttttccaaCTATAGCTATAAGTGGCTTTTGTGTGAGGTggcagataaaataaaataatttgctATTCTGGCTCCGATGTAACatcctctgtctttctttctgtaattGCCAGTGTTGTCACAAGTAAAAACCTTTCagcactgaataatctgaatctgcaaagtaactaataaTAAGTTCCTGAGTagaaaatgtagtggagtggaagtgtaaagtagcagaatATGAATATACTCGGGTTAAGTTGCCTACCTCAAAATTTTACTTAAGTGCAGGACTTGATAAAATTGTCATTAGTAAAATTTTGACAataagattttcatttttactgcaaatgtatgTATATCAACTCCAAATATCAGTTATCAGACTCCTTGATTACTAATAATCATTATCATACTACTAGAATgggaaaatggtgaaaaccTGCAACACGTCTCTCAGTCAGACTTACTGAGAAAAAGTCTTGTTTGAGGATCACtatgttttggagaagaaattcaaactgagaaTTTGAATATCTACAGTGTAAATGAGGTAAggaaatatttatctttctcataactgaataaacaagctgttcttagaaGAACAAGGTTCTGTTCTAAGCTAGAAAGGCGGCGGGGTGCGTGGGGTCCGCCatgtataaacaaagtaaaacaagatgaaactgcattttcctttaaggtaaatttgtttattcagttcagtttgtttagtcatTATTTGTTAAGGCATAAGAAAATCTGTTTAACCTAAAACCCGTATTGcacattcaaactttaaaaatacTACGTTGTTAAAAAAACCAACGTTTTGAATAATTGCATCTTTTGTAAACTTTCATGTTATGTGGTTTTATAGTCTGAATTAAACGCTTTCAAAGCTATGAAATCATACCTATTACTCCtctaatgaatgaatgaatgaataattggTAAGTCACTCTCGATGTCATTCAGAGGCTCCATGTTTAGCTCCAAAAAGCTGCAAGTTAATTAACTAATTTGAGtcaaatactgtgtgtgtgtttaaagggcCTATTGCTTGACTAATGTTGCCACAGTTCGTCCTAATTAAGTCTCAGATGCAATATCAAAGAGCTTCATTGAGATCAAATGTGctaaaacacaaataacagtAATAAGATTCAGTGTGTTGGTGTTAGGTTGCTTCTGTACTCTTGAATATAAATATGTTGGTAAATGATGAGAAATTCAACCGCCTCTGTCCTATATGTGCACAGCATCATGTACTTCAGGTGCACGTTTTAATATACCTGGATAACCCGTGTGGGCGGAGCTCTCTGCTTTCACAGAACCCAACAGCGTGAAACAACACCGCCCACTCCGGATACCCTGGAATGCAAAGCATGCGCCCCTTGTTGTTGCTTGCTAGCCGGTTGCATTAGCTAGCCAGAATTTACATTTACGAGCAGACAGGATGGAGAGCAGCGAGGGGTGAGTGTTGGGTGCTGTCTCTAAATGAAGCGGGCGTCAGATCTGGGTTTGAGACAGGCACGGTGATCCACGGGGCACGGTGTTGTCTGTGTTCCTCACACCtgcatcagtcagtcagcagatgAGACGTTCTCCATGCTAATGCTAGGCTAACGAGCTAGCCTGCTCTCACTTGCACCAAAGCGTCAGTTTGCTGTCCCTCAGCTGGATGTGTGATATTAAAGTGCCAATGAAGTGATTGCTGGATACTTTAACAGTCAGTCTCTGCGGGGAATAAAATGGGAAGTTATCCAGATAAAGTTAATTCAACGGAATAGTGCATTCTAAACGGACAGTTATGCTAAAGAGCACTAGCAGGCTAACGCCGCTCTCTTTTCACACTGCTTCAATATTGCGTTTAGAAATGCTTATTGTTATGTTTGCGGTTTATATTGGCTGTGTGTCACATCAGTACCATCTTAACATATTTCCTCAAGGATTTCTTTGGTTGCaccattaaagggatagttcgagttttttgaagtggggtcacataaagtacatatctatagtcggtctgttctcTACCGTAATTGCCGATCAGCGCAgtctcagtttggagaagcagagagccgctccagcccagacgttcagctttgtactgcagtgaacggagtccagatgcaaagcgaattttaaccacctaaaaaaAGGCTCACCTAAacaaatctataacagttcaagtgtacgttgtatagagaaaattcacaccgctttgcATCGCCGTCAGGccaccctttcttttggcactacattttctcaaccgtagaacctccgtatccctagcATTAGCGCAACTCGGCCCCGCACTGTAtcccgccgctcgcagatcacctgtttgggTCAGAAAGTGCATTTGCGAGCTGAGCCTGAATTCAAGCTTTTCTAAAGACTTTAAAGATGGGGCGTTCTTGTGTTTTTCCGGGCTGCTATAACAAACAAGTGACCAGGTCACGGTATACATTTCACCGTGTACCGTTGTATGATATTGACCTCAGACAGCTGTGGCTAGCTGCACTGAAAATGGACATCAACACGCCACCAGCACGATTGAGATATCTCCGGGTTTGCAGTGTTCATTTTTCTGAAGAGGATTATGTACAACCACCGCCAACGCCACATAAACAATTGCTGAAGAGCACTGCTGTACCCAACCGTCAGGTAAGAAAGCacgacaaataaaaaaaa of Sparus aurata chromosome 17, fSpaAur1.1, whole genome shotgun sequence contains these proteins:
- the LOC115567748 gene encoding aryl hydrocarbon receptor nuclear translocator-like, which gives rise to MHNVASKVTCCPGDTDINSISVPVEFISRHNCQGMFTFIDHRCTAAVGYQPPDLLGKNILEFAHPEDQGLLRDSFQQVVKLKGQVLSVMFRFRTKSREWIWMRTSSFTFQNPFSEEIEYIICTNVNVKNSTQDPLTPISSPGGSLPPSLGQGSPNCPPVVLSPGLVATRQLQQQQQQAELEGGGTRDGIYEAGPITLSQMPVQPVTAAGPDHTKSLEKPELYPSLFQAPDQTKVLPSTPAPSTQIYSPANNFTTGRSNDVYRPVNMNSQITPQMAQPGHSAGQMLAQMSRQNGVPHSVTPSSNGAPLHGGPTGGGWPGPAAGARPQFNNQQVAPQAAKTMSPPFARMGGFGGGSSNSFEQMPTGASPTTTSSANYPPMNVRASLNTNGYDGSQSAPQFPPRGAEAVWPQWQGQQHSQSNAEQHPHSQGNQQDMFPDVLSMLDQPANFNSDDFEIPIYPPYTE